A segment of the Lelliottia amnigena genome:
GAACCAGCGTGCGAACACGCCCCACTCCCAACGCGGATTAAACGCAACCGACTGGACGACGATCGCCAGCACAAACAGCGCAGCGATTGCCCCAACGGTGCGCCACGGATAGCGCGCCGGGACCACTTTGATGGTTTCAACGTTGTTCATCGTCGTTCCTCATGCGGTTTTACTGAACGCTTCGCGTACCAGTGTTTTCGTGAAGCGCAGCCGCCCGTCAAACGGCGGCTGGCTGTACTCTTCCGGATCGCGGTTCAGATCAAACTGGGCCGTATACCCTTGACTCAAATACAGCTTCACGGCTTCTGGCTGCCGAAAACCGGTGGTGAGGTAGATCTGGCTGTAGCCCGCCAGCACCGCCCTGCGCTCCAGTTCCTGAACTATTCGCGCAGCCAATCCCTGCTGACGCAGGGATTTATCGGTCCAGATGCGTTTGATTTCGGCCGTGTGCTCATCGAAAGGTTTGTATGCGCCAATCGCAACGATCTCGACGTCCCGCTCCAGGACGATAAAGAGCCCCTGCGGTGGCAGATACCACTCGGTCAGTTCCACTTCTGCATCTTTCGAAAAATAGTCGCCGTAGCGTGCGGAGTACTCGCCGAATAACCCGTCAATAATGGGTTGAAGATCGCCATCCTCCGGTGAAACATCGCGAAAAAGTTCGTTCATAAAAACTCCTTAATCACCTAATCCCGCCGGGTTCACTTCTGAGCTCGGGATGCGCTCCACACCTTCGCCCCAGCGGTTCAGCACTTTGTCGTAATCACCATTTTTGATCACGCCATTGAGCGCCGTTTGCACTGGCTCAGCCAACCCGCTGCCTTTTTTCAGCGTCACCGCAATATGCGCCGCTTTTGGCCAGCCGCCGTCCACGCTGCCGACCAGCTTAGTTTTACCCGTCAGCGCAGCTTTCCACGCACCGATGACGTTCGGGCCAAAAAACGCATCGGCGCGACCGGACTGCAGCGCCAGCGTTTGGGCGGCATCATCTTTGGTATAAACCGGGGGTAAAAGGCTTGAGGCCTTTTTTCTGGTTTTCGGCATCCCATGCCAGCAGGATCGCCTCCTGGTTTGTGCCGGACCCGACAATGATGCGCAGACCGGCGATGTCTTCGGCCTTTTCAAGATGCTTGATCGGGCTGGTCGATTTCACGTAAAAACCGAGCGAATCTTTGCGATACGTGGCGAAGTCGAACTTCTCTTTGCGCTCTTTGGTGACGGTAATATTGCTGATCGCGGCATCGTATTTACCGGACGCCACCCCCAGCGGCCAGTCTTCCCAGGACGTCGGGACAATATT
Coding sequences within it:
- a CDS encoding extracellular solute-binding protein, with translation MPKTRKKASSLLPPVYTKDDAAQTLALQSGRADAFFGPNVIGAWKAALTGKTKLVGSVDGGWPKAAHIAVTLKKGSGLAEPVQTALNGVIKNGDYDKVLNRWGEGVERIPSSEVNPAGLGD
- the fliY_3 gene encoding extracellular solute-binding protein, which gives rise to MQKSSLVLALALAFTPAVWAENVNINGTGVSLDANKTPVNTVKNPQAIAQLPAGLHLAVPGKFTVAIAGLSQPPLTVFADDNKTLIGSEADIARLVADSLGLELNIVPTSWEDWPLGVASGKYDAAISNITVTKERKEKFDFATYRKDSLGFYVKSTSPIKHLEKAEDIAGLRIIVGSGTNQEAILLAWDAENQKKGLKPFTPGLYQR
- a CDS encoding N-acetyltransferase GCN5, which translates into the protein MNELFRDVSPEDGDLQPIIDGLFGEYSARYGDYFSKDAEVELTEWYLPPQGLFIVLERDVEIVAIGAYKPFDEHTAEIKRIWTDKSLRQQGLAARIVQELERRAVLAGYSQIYLTTGFRQPEAVKLYLSQGYTAQFDLNRDPEEYSQPPFDGRLRFTKTLVREAFSKTA